The Sorex araneus isolate mSorAra2 chromosome X, mSorAra2.pri, whole genome shotgun sequence DNA segment CCATTTTTATTCCACTGGAGTTTCAATCAGTCATGGGTGGTGTGTTTGTCTAGGAGCATATGCCTACCGGGAGGAcacagggaaggagaggaaagggtcCCAAGTGAAAGATGCTCAGAAGCACTGTTCTGGTTGTGTTTCATTCTGTCATTTCTAGATGACATGCCAATGAAACATCCAGGTAGAGATCACAACTCACATCCCTACTCCTGAGCTCTGCCCTACAGAAAGGGAACAATAGATGATCCCCTTCTTCTTTATttgttggggggcacacctggccgtgctgtgaactcaggaattattcctggcagtgctcggaggaccatgtgggatgctggggaggaacccagattggctctgcgcaaggccagtgccctcccactGGAAGATCAATGGGCTTGATGGTCTTTCTCCTTCTTTGCAACCTACTGTTCTGATTACTCTCGGCGCACTACACGTGTGtttttttcatgatttaataGTGATGTACCAAATGACACTAGGGCGCGTTGTGTCCTGGTTTGCCCCATGTGAACCCTTCGTGGTAAGCATACTCCTAGTTGTGTATGCCCAACATCCTGGGGGTCTTCCCCCTCTCCTTATTTTCCAATCTTTCTTAATCTCTCCCTTCACATTTCCAATGCAAAGGACCAATGTGCTGAATTTGTTGTATTATTTCAAGACTAGTTAAGTAATTTTGTTCTTCTCTGTTAAGTCACAGCGGTGCATCCAAACCCCTTCCCACTCTTCCCAAACACAAGACACGGATTTCCTTTTTAGTTGGTCCAAATCCTgtaatgatttttattatgtGGGCACGGGGCAATGTTATGAGACGTGATGGAAATAACTTTTCTATACCCCCCAaacatttgttctttttattcttcctcaAGCATCCTTCCTCCAGTTTTGAAAGTGAAGGAGAACCTGATGAGAAGAGCTTTTCTTTACAGAGATCCCTGTTTTCGTTGTTCTGTTTCCCTTTCCTCCATGGAGTTGACCTGTGCCTCTCTCCATTGCAACTGCTTCGCCTCCCTGCCTTCTTTGTATTCCACTCCTTCCTCAGATTTTCTGCTGCTCTCTCTGAAACCCTCTTGTTTCTCCCTCCTGATGGGCAGAAGGAGGTCTGTcataagaaagggaagaaaggtgCAGGCTCCCAACCGTCTGCCAAGTTCTTGGTTTCCAAACCTATCTTAGAAAAGATTCTGACTGAGGCTTTGGGACAACCTGTATGTTGGGCAGCATATTTTGATATCAACAAAGTATAAGGTGTACAGCATATTTTGATATGGACAAACACTGCAATCTGGTCCCCACGAAACTTCTATTTGTGGTCCAGACTGTACAGCTGACCCCCTTGACACACTTTAGCcaccacccctcctctccctgtttCCCCTACAGTGTTTTCTTTTCACTGCTTAATGTCAAATGTCCAGGCACTTGTTTGGGTTCAGGTTTGCTGCTTATTTGCTTTGTCTAATACTCTTCCACAGAGGAGGggtctttgtctttctctgtctgccATGTTTTAATGACTGTACTGTCCTGCATGTCCACTCGTCCATCCAAGCTTTCGCAGATGTTAAGAATTCAAATCTTGTGTAGCAGATTTTTATAGTATTCTCTTTTCTagtattcttctttttttacgACAAGAGCTCCCTggcccccccctcctcctcctcctcctcctcctcctcctcctcctcctcctcctcctcctcctcctcctcctcctcctcctcctcctcctcctcctcctctaccccctcttactttttcttatttcttgttaCCATGGAGGAGCAGGGTGCACCTAATCCCTGACCCATTTCTAGGCTGCGTGTGTTGAAGCGGGGAGGGCAGAAGGAGATGGGGGACTGGAAAGATCTGCACATTGTTGTCATTATGATTTTTTTACCACAGAgactccccttcctcctcctcctctccctcctccttatTGCTCTGTAGGGACAGGGGGCACTTAGTCCCTAACTCATTTGCAGGCTGCACTTCTTGAGGTTGGGAGGGCAGAAGGAATTGGGGGTCATGGAGAAGACCCGCATCATCATAAATTATGATTCTGATCATTTTACCCCAGAGGCACTTCTGAGTCGTCACCCTCCTCCTTGAGGTTGCCATGGAGGGACAGGGTACACTTGATCCCCGACCCACTTCCAGGATGTGCCTGCTGGGGGTCGCGGAGGAAGGAGTTAGGGGAAATGGAGAAGATCTGCATGCTCTTAGTTCTCCAACATTGGGAGCAGGGGCAGGattcctcaccccaaccccccaggGCAAGCTGGAAACCAGTCTCTTTCCCCTGCTTCCCAGAGGTCCTGTAGCCCCCAGGACATCTCCATAACCAGCAACATGTCACCGTGGGGGAACGAGCACGTGTGGGAGTCCCTCGTTCTTCTTTTGCAGGTATTGCAGGGGAGGGAAAGAGCAGAAGCAGGGAGGGACCCTAGAGAGATGGAACAGCAGGTGTCTGGGGAGTTTGGTCCAGTGGCCCCCTTCCCTAGAAGAGGAGTTAtttgagagagagcgagagagagcgagagagagatgagatagagatagagacaaagagagagacagagacagagtcacggagagagagtcagaggcagagagacagagacagagacagagagagacagagacacagagagagacagagacagagacacagtgagagacagagacagagacagagagatacagaggcagaaagacagagagagatagaggcagagagacagagacagagacagagggagacagaggcagaaagacagagacagagagagacagaggcagagagacagagacagagacagagggagacagagacagagagagacagacacagtgagagacagaggcagagagacagagacagagagagacagagacagaaagagacagagagagacagagacacagagagagacagagacagagacacagagagagacagagacagagagagacagagacacaggagaGGGCGCCAAgccgcgcagagccaggagcatccctgaAGGTGGGAGCACCATCTCTTCTTGGCGCGGGTCCGACAAGTGTAGCTGTCACGTGAAGGCAGCCACCCGCCGGGGCAAAGTTGCGGGTGGCATCACCGAGGTgtctgcgggggggcgggggcagcaagGCAAACGCAAGCGCACGCGGCCCGGGCAGGTGGCCGAGCCCCGTGCCGAGTCCGCCCGCGGTGGTTGTCCAGGTGACCGCGAGGCCGCGGCGCAGTGGCCGCCCCGCCGCCAGCCGGGCCCGGCGCCCgcgtccccacccctccccccgcccgcggccccgcagccccgcggcAGCCACAGGGGGAACCAAAGAGACAGAAGCTTCCCGGCCGCCCGGACGCCAGACGCCaacacccccgcgccccccgccaccGCGCCCCGCACCCCGTCCGCGCCcgagcggcggcagcagcgggtGCAGCGTCGCGCCCTCCCGGGGACCGTCCCTGCGCGCGGCCCgcgccctccccacctgcccgcccgccgcccgcgcctcccgcgcccgcgcccgcgcccgcgccccgcgccccgcgccccgcgcccggctccGGGGAGGGAGGTCGCGGCAgcggcccggcggcggcggcgaccgtGGCCACGACAGCGGCGACCCTGGCGGCGGCcgaggtggcggcggcggcggcggcggcggcggaggcggcggcggcgaccgTGGCCGAGGCGGTGGCGGAGGCCTCGGTGGCCGAGCCGGAGGCCGAGGTGGAGGCTGCGGGGGAGGCCGCGGCCTCGGcagaggaggcggcggcggaggCCGGCCCGGGGGAGGCGGCGGCCACCctggcggggccggcggcggggggcggcgcgccGGACACTGCGGCGGCCCCCTCGGGggaggcgggcgcggcggcggcggcccgcggGGGCCCCGAGGGGAGCCCCGACTTCCCCATGGCCTCCCTGTACGTGGGCGACCTGCACCCCGACGTGACCGAGGCGATGCTGTACGAGAAGTTCAGCCCCGCCGGGCCCATCCTGTCCATCCGCATCTGCAGGGACAAGGTCACCCGCCGCTCGCTGGGCTACGCGTACGTCAACTACCAGCAGCCGCTGGACGCCCAGCGCGCCCTGGAGACCCTCAACTTCGATGTCATCAAGGGCCGGCCGGTGCGCATCATGTGGTCCCAGCGGGACCCGTCGCTCCGCAAGAGCGGCGTGGGCAACGTCTTCATCAAGAACCTGGGCAAGACCATCGACAACAAGGCGCTCTACAACATCTTCTCGGCCTTCGGCAACATCCTCTCCTGCAAGGTGGCCTGCGACGAGAAGGGGCCCAAGGGCTACGGGTTCGTGCACTTCCAGCGGCAGGAGTCCGCGGAGCGGGCCATCGATGCCATGAACGGCATGTTCCTCAACTACCGCAAGATCTTCGTGGGCAGGTTCAAGTCGCACAAAGAGCGAGAGGCCGAGAGGGGCGCCTGGGCCAGGCAGTCCACCCGCGCGGCCGTCAAGGAGTTCGAGGAAGACACCGATGAGGAGGCGGCCCTGCGATGAGGGCGTCCCGGAGGGTCAGCCCGCCGAGCCGCACCTTGGCTCCCACCCGGTTTAcaagccctccccgccccgccccgtcccttcaaacccaccagcagtgtattGTATGGGGAgtgcatctctctgtctctgtcgcttcctctgtctgtctctgcccctcccccttcctggccACTGCCTCGACCTtctccttccccactccccttctctccctctcctccctcccccaccgcctTCTGCTCCATCTTTGCCCTTTTCACCCtttacccccccaccccgtcccgctccccgctcccccccccacccactacCACACGTGCACCAAGGGCGTCTGGGAGAATCTTGCTGATCTGTGCCACTTCAGAACTTAAAATCTGCCTCCTCTCCCTGTGGCTTGCTTTAAGGAGCACTTTCTTGCTCTTCTTGTTCACTGACAAGTGCTCCAGTGTCGTGGGAGCAACCTCAGAGAGGTGAAGGAAGTCAGATAAAGGGAAAGCAGGAGAGGCCTTGCTCCCAATGACCCTACTACCCAGAGACAACCACCTTTACCTTGGGGGTGTGCTGTGTTTCCTGGGTCTCTTCTCctgctccctcactccctcccttccttgcccCCCCACTCTACCTCCCTCCCCCTTAACATGCTGTTGTAGAGTGGTTTGTGTCTGTGGCATTTCTTAGCCTGCTTTTTCATAAACTAAAACCAAACAGAAACCGACCCGTTGAACTTCTCTCCTTGTTATTTCGACAGGCTTCAAAAACGTCATCTCCAGTGCCTGCAGAGTGTAGCTATGGACCTCTAGAACATTTCTGTGATCATTCCCACGTTGCTGGACGTTCAGGTGGTGCCTAGTTCTTTGCCTCTCTTCAGACCCAACACTCCATACTCAATCCTCTTTGTCAAGCCAAATCTTTGCTAGCGTCCTGGGTGGTCTTTCCCAATTGTGGACGACACAGGGTCCACGTATGGACACTTCAAGACTtgtcctgagtattgccaatgATCCTCATCTTAACGCATTGTACCGATTTGCTTTCATGCCGGCCAGTGTAGCTAGTAAAAAGGGTATGCCCTGTTCCCCTATATGTTCTCCTGGTCACTGTACTTGATGTGCCTCTGTGGGGGCTTGCgcatttgtgtgagtgtgtgtgtgtgtgagtgtgtgtgtgtgagtgtgtttgtgtgagtatgtgtgtgtgtcttgggccAGCTTGAagggatgaaaatattttttctgtccttgtttgttttgttggatgTAAATACTGTTTATCACCTCCTTCCCCTGTGATCTCTTCCTAGCTTCTCCTTGGCCACtgtcagaaaaataattcagctTCATTGcagaaaaataacacaaagcAGACAAGTGAATACAAAAGTATTACTGTTGATAAATTGGTTCTATTGATCTCTATATTCCTTTATCATTTTTTCATACACAAAATATTAAtgtcattaataattttaattatcacCCCTACATTCCCTAAACATTTATATCTCTACTTTGCACAGGAGTTTGTGTGAAGTATCTGTGACACTTAATGTACAATCATTTTAGTATTTCCTTTCTTTACACATGGATGTATAATATGGTAGATATAGATGTATAGATAGATAATTCTTGTATTTCATTTCCTGTCATTAAATACTCTTACAAAAATTTTATGTCTGTTTATTGTTGCAATAGATGGGATAAATAGaggaataaatatatgtatacatctatATCTGCAttttgttatgtatatatatagagagtaaTTTGTTTATTACATCCTCAATGTTCTCTTTTTtcgtattttcttttttgtgtatttcttATTCAATCCCATTCTGCTAAtaatattatattccacaaacctTGTTCACTTTAACATTTTTCTTGAGGAAACTTGCTAAAAGAACCATTGAAGGTTCGAATAATCTGCATTATTCGATAtttgttcttttagtttttaagtgAATGGCTATCTCTAAATGTAGTTCCTCTTCAAGTACACAAATATTTTGATCTGACCAAAAAATCTAGAGTAATTTTctgcaattaatattttaataatttctataaGTTTCCACTATGTTTTGATGGAAACTGTCtgaatttttgttagttttgtgtAAATTATATACTATCAATATAGATATCCTTTTAACTAATAAAGAAATCTAAATCACTTTAATTCTAGATGACAAAATTTGAAACACATGAAACATGTTCAGGAGTAAATATGCCTTCAAAATATAATATGTGTTGTTTCATCGTGAGATACATTACTGTGATTAGTTACCCAAATCTTTACAATTTATTAAGTATTAtcaaattttgtttcctttattttccacTTTATGGGTTACAATTTCTAAATCTCAGTTCTTTTATGTATGTTTAATTCTTTACTGTAATACGATAAggtctatggcaagcactttgtAACTGAATATTTTCCTGACATATGAAGCTGTTTAAATGCCTTATATACCTTGCCAATCTGTTGCCAGATGCTTCTTCCATAAAGCTTATACtcatcagcagtgtaggagagtgtTTTTATCCCTGGTCATGTTCTCAAGTTAGTATTTTTAAGCTGTGAGAAATTGAATATACatgtttagtttttctttcatttcattttcaaatgaaatgaggacaaatatattaaatacacaCAATTTCTTTCATAgagattattttatgttttgtgatCACTGcctattttttgtaaattttttaacaaacatAGGATCACACTGAATGTATGTAAAATTTCTTTGTCACTATAATgtaaaattatctaaaatattttgatttttcagtGTTCTCC contains these protein-coding regions:
- the PABPC1L2B gene encoding polyadenylate-binding protein 1-like 2, producing MASLYVGDLHPDVTEAMLYEKFSPAGPILSIRICRDKVTRRSLGYAYVNYQQPLDAQRALETLNFDVIKGRPVRIMWSQRDPSLRKSGVGNVFIKNLGKTIDNKALYNIFSAFGNILSCKVACDEKGPKGYGFVHFQRQESAERAIDAMNGMFLNYRKIFVGRFKSHKEREAERGAWARQSTRAAVKEFEEDTDEEAALR